The DNA segment TGCGGCTCGGACCCTGTCGACGATCGCAGCGACCAGGCGCGGGTCGGGGAACACGGTGCCCAATTCGATGAACGGCAGCTTGGTCGCGATTCGCCACCGAGGCGCGTTCCTCACATTCGGTGATGATTTGAAACAGCAGTTCCGCTCCGCGGCAGTCGATTTGGACGTACCCGAGCTCTCAACGATCTCTTCCCGGGCCTAGCAAAGCTCGATGACCCGTACGCGTCGGCAACGGACTAGGCGTCGGGGATCACGACTAATGAAGTCGGAACGCGCACGATCCCCGTAGGGATAGTTGGCGGCGGAACATCGCGGTCGTAGGCCAACGGGTAACGGTCACCGCCGACATCGCCAACACCATTGACCTATCGGACTGCGCGCGGGTTTGTGGTTGCTGCGCGGTGGTGCGGCGGCATACTGAAGTCCTGCGACTCAGCTGAGGGGGTGCTGGTGGGTCTGTACGTTGAGGGCGACGAGCTGCACGGCGCAGCCGCCACGATCACCCGATCGGTGAGCACGCCGCACGCGCTGAGCGGTGTGACCGTGGCGGCCGCGGCGGCGGATCAGGTGTCGGCCACGGTGGCCGGCGTCGTGTCGACCCGCCTGGCGGTCATCAGCGGTTACAGCACCCAGGCGGCTTCCATCACCGCTGCGGCCGCGGTCAGACTGCACGCCAACGCTTCGACCTACCGCGACCAGGAAGAGCTCAACGCAGCCGCCCTGGGCTCGACAAGCGCCCCAGCACCCAGCACGACCACCGCCCCTGCCGGGGTGGGGTTATCTCTCGTTGCCGCGGTGGCGCCCACGGGTGCCGCCATGCCGGCGGGGGTGACTCCTACCGACGGCAAGTCCATCGCGGCCCTCATCCACTGTGGACCTGGCCCCGCCTCACTGCTCGCGGCCGCCGACGCCGCTCGCGCGCACGCTGCCGAGTTGCGCAATGTCGGCAACGATATCCGTTCCGGTCGTTCACAATTGGCGCGGAGTTGGCAGTCCCCGGCGGCGCAGAATGCTCAGACCTGGTTGGCCATGCTGGAGCGGTGGTACGTCGATCACGCCGCCTGCGCCGCCGCGACGGGGCGGATCTGCGCGCAGCAGGCCGAGGTATTCACCAGCACCCGCGCGGCCACCCCGCACCTGGAAGAGTTCGCCGAGCTGGAGCGACGTCTGATCGCTGCCCGCCAAGCCAACACCGCCAGCGGCGGCCGCTACGCCTCGGTCATCACCGCTCTGCAAACCCAACTCGCCGCGCTGCAAAGCCGTGCGGTCACTGCCTACGCCGACTACACGACCCGCGCTGCGGATCTGGTCGCCGACACCGCGGCCGCACCCCCGCAGACCGTGCAAGCCCTGGACAACTCCACGATCAAAGAGGCCCCGCCGGGTCCCCTGCCAAAAGCGCCGTGGGAGTACAACAACGGCTACACCACCACAGTGCACGCCCGCGGTCCCGACGGCACTGTCGTCGATGGCGGCAGCCTGGTCTCCCTGGACGACGTGTGGAAGGAACTGCATCGCTGCTTCAACTGCAACTTCCCCATTGGCGGTGCGCCCCAGGCGTTTCCTGCGGTCGGGGACCAGCTGCCGCTGGAGATGAAGGTGGCCGGCGCCCAACTCGCCAACCTGCCGGTCCAGGTCACTCAGATTCAACGCACCGCTGATGCCATCGACATCGAGTTCGCCACCTTGCCCGGGCATGAAGACGGCCCAGGGAGCACCATCCACTTCCGCTGGACCGAACAAGCAGGTACCCCGCACCTCGATATCCGCGGCTATATCACCGAAGGACCGGGCTCTGACGATGGCCCCTTCGCCGCACCGGAACGCCTGGGATACACCGCTTTGGCCAAGATGGTCTGGCAGCCCTACATCGACAACGTCGTCACCCACGTCGTGCAGGCCAAAGGGTATGAAGCGCTGCCACGATATGTCGTCGGTGGTCACTAGAATGAAGTCATGAAGCGCACCCTGTCGATGACCGGCCTGATCGGTCTGGGGATCCTCGCGGCCTTCGGGCTGTACCTGGTGTGTGTGGTGGCTACCTTCCTGGCCGGTGGTTGGGTGTATTCCATTGCCCTGGGTGCTCAAGTGGCGCCCCTGATTGCCATCGCAGTCATTGGCTATTTGTGGACGCGGCGACGCGATACCACGTCCTGGCCCCTCATCGTCGCTATGGCGGTAACCCTGTTCGTGCTCGCGGCGCTGGCTTTTTACGACAGCCCGTCACTGGCCTCCGTGCTGTTCCGCTGACCGTTCGCGGGGACAGCTCGAAGGCGCCAGGCACCCCGCCACACCCGCTGTCGCGCAACGCTTCCCAGCATCGCTATCGGCGGCCGCCGGTGGCCACAACCGACAGCACCGATCGCGTGGGGATGACTCCAGGTTCCTCGACAATTAGTCGGCAACTACACCGTGGCGATGACGAAGGACTCAGGGCCAAGCACAGCGACACACTGCCCTGCCCGTGACGATCCAATAGCGCACCGCTCGGTTCGGCATCTGCGTAGGAACGGCCCGGTACTTCGGGTGTCCTGTTGATCAGATGGGAAGCGGGGCGCCGCAGCCCGGTTTGACCGGCGCCGTCGAACCATGATCGCGGCGCATATCCTTGCGGGTATGGGCATTGGGGATAACTACGTGGCGCAGGTGGATCGCATCCTCGCCACCGCGGTCTCGTTGTTTCCCGATCGGGCCTCGACTCCCGCCGCGCTGTCCGCCCCGGCGGGGGTGGCAGGCGGGGGCGTTCCCGAAGGCGCTAGCGGGATGGCCGCGGCCGCCGAGGACGCGGCGGCGCGCTATCGCAGCGACGACGCCAGGGCTGCGGCGCTGTCCGATGCATTCCAGGAGGCGGTGCGCGATGCCGCGGCGATTGCAACCCGCGCTGGGGAGACTGCGCGGGGCATAGCCCGGGCCGCCGGCGCCCAGGCCATAGTCGCACTGGGGGAGCGCCCGGAGCCACATGACCTGACTCAGCTGGTGCGCCAAATGGACGGCCGCTTGGCGGCGATGCAGGAACACATTCGGCACACGCGGCAGCAACTGGAGGTGTCGGCCCAGCAGATCACCGCCCGTGGTGCGGAGATGGCGGCTCTTCGGCAGGCCTGATGGTTGTCTGTTTTTGGTTGTCTTGGGGCGTGGTTGTGGGGTTGTCGGCCGGTTAGTTTGAGCGGGTGGGCGGCTCGGGTGTTGGCGCGTATATCGCGCAGGTAGACCGGGTGTTGGGCGCCGCTCAGGGGGTCTTTCCCACCGCGGGCGGTCCAGGGTCTGTGCAGACCGGTGGGCCCGGGGTCCCGGCCGCTCCTGCCGACTCAGCACTGGGTACCGGGGCCAGCACCGCCGGCGACGGTTATAAGCGCACCTGGGGCGCGGTGAGCGCCCTGGACGCCCAAACCAACGGCACCTCCAGTGCCGGGACGGCCGAGGGTCAGAACGGCCGCGCGAATGCAACCGGGGTGCGGCAAAGCGCCGCCAGCACCGCGGCGGCGATCGCACCGGCAACGGGGTCACCGGCCGGAGTGCGGACGCTGGTGACCAGCATGGATGACCGGATGGCCGCGATGCAGCGCCAACTCGACACCACCAAGGCTCAGAATCAGCTGCTCGCGACCCGGATGCGCCAGATGGCGATGGCCTACCGCCAGGCCGGCCAGGCGTCCCCGGCGGGCATGTTCCGCGGGATGGGTGGCGGTGCGGGCATGGGCGGCGGGATGCCCTCGATGGGGATGGGCGGCGGCGGTGGCGGCTTCCCCGGCATGGGAATGTTCTCCCGCCTCCCCGGCGGCCTCACCAGCCCAAACAACCGAGACGCGAGTCGGTTGACGGCCGGCCTGTTCGGGCACGACGGCAACGGCAGTGATCGCGCCAACCGGGCGGTGGCCGCGGCGAAGACCCGGCAGGGCGCACCGTATGTGTGGGGCGCGACCGGTCCCAGCGCGTTCGACTGTTCCGGGCTGGTGCAGTGGTCGTATCGCCAAGCGGGTATCGAGTTGCCGCGGACGACCTACGACCTTGTCAACTCGGGTGCCCGCGTCAGCCGCGACGACATCCGGGCAGGTGACCTGATTCTGTGCAACTGGCAGCGCGGGCGTCCCGAGCACGTCGTGATGGCCGTGTCTCCGGACATGGTGATCGAAGCCCCCAACCGAGGTGAGCGCGTGCACCTGAGTTCGCTGCCCAAAGGGCACCTGGAGATCCGCCGCGTGGCGTGACCTCGCGGTCGTCCCCCCACGAATTTGGTGCATCAGCCCACCTCGTAGACCAGGCATGATGAATTCCGAGATTGCCCATCTTGGGGCGTCGCTGAGCCGATGAGGCCAATTTAGGTTGGTTCAGTGACCGGAGTTGATCGAGTCGCAGTACATAGCGGGAACGCGGGAGCGGAGTAGATGGCAGGCGAACGAGGCAGCGCCGTCGAGGACAAAGAGGTCGCCAGACGACGGCTGGGCCGCGGCCTGGGGTACGCGACGCGCGTCCAGGTCACTGCTCACCAGTTCATGGCGCGGCGGGCTGCACTGGGGATGACCCGCCGGCAGGTGCGGATGGAAGCCGAGCCCGGGCGGCGGGAATGGATGGCCATCCTCGCCGGCCTCTCCCTGGTCATCGTCATCTGCCTTGGTGCGCTGTTCTGGTCGTTCATCCGGCCCGCCGGTTCGATCAGCGACTCCAAGATCATCGCCGACAACAAGACCGACGACCTGTTCGTCAATGTCAACAACGTGTTGTACCCGGCGCTCAACCTGTCCTCGGCGCGTCTGATCGCCGGTCAGGCGTTGGACCCGGTTCCGGTGCGGCGCAGCGAGATCGACTCCCGACCGCACGGTGTGTGGGTGGGTATCCCCGGGGCTCCGGATTCCATGAACGCCACCTCGCCAGCAGGTTCGTCGTGGCTGGTCTGCGATGCGGTCACCAAGGCGTTCGGTGCCGGCGCACCCGAACCGGTCACGGTGACGGTCATCGACGGACAACCCGATCTGTCAGATCGCCGACGCGTCCTGGACAAAGACGATGGTGTCCTGCTGCGCTTCGGCACCGACGTGTGGCTGATCCGCGATGGCCGCCGCTCGCTGGTGGATGCCAGCCAGCGGCCGGTTCTGCTGGCGTTGGGGGTCACCGCCGAGGACCTCGCGTCGGCCCGACCGATCAGCCAGGCACTGTTGAACGCCATCCCGGTGGCGCCGCCGCTGACGGTCCCGGCCATCGCCGGTCTGGGCGTTCCCGCTCCGTTCCCCGGCGCCCCCGGGCCGGTGGGAACAGTGATCTCCACTCCACAGGTCGAAGGCAACACCACGTACTCGGTGGTGCTGCTCTCCGGCATGCAGACCGTCTCCCCAATCGTGGCCCAGATCCTGCAGAACGCCGGCGGGAATCCTTCGGGCGCGATCGCAGTCATCGCCGGCTCCAAGCTGGCAGAACTGCCGTCGGTCAATGTGATCGACACGTCGATCTACCCCGATGAGCCCCTCAAGGTGGTCGACACGCAAGCCAACCCGGCCACCTGCTGGTGGTGGCAGAAGGGCAGCGGCGAGGACCGCAGTACGACCTCGGTGGTATCGGGAGCAAGCATCCCGGTCCCCACGGACAAAACCAGCCACATCGTCAAGCTGGTGACGTCGGCCGACACCGGTGGTCAGGTGGCCGACCAGATCTACTTCGCCCCCGATTACGCCAACTACGTCGTCAGCACCGGCAATGGCCAGACCGCGTCGACGAAGGAGTCGGTGTGGTGGCTCTCGGACTTCGGAATTCGGTTCGGGGTGGAGCGAGACAATCAGACCTTGACGGCGTTGGGGCTCAACACCGAACCGAAACCGGCCCCATGGTCGGTGTTGCGGTTGTTCGTCGCCGGCCCGACGTTGGCGCGGTCTGATGCCCAATTGCGTTACAACACACTGCCGGCGGGTCAGAACCCTGGAGCATTGGAGCAGCCGAAGTGAAGCAAGGTTTCGTCCGGCCGAAGCCCACCCCACCGCCGGGAAGTGACCTCAAGCCGCAACCGATCAAACTCCTGACGCCTCTTAAGGTCCCGCCCCCCGAGGGAAAGTCGCCATGGCTCATCGTCGTCGGCATCCTGGTTATCGGCCTGGTGGTCGGCATGGTCGCGGTCTCGTTCGCCTCGGGCGCACGCACCTTCAACGGTGTCGGGGCGATTTTCCCGGTGTTCAGCATTCTCGGAATCGGCGCAATGCTGTTCTCGGGCCGATTCAGCGGCGGCAATCAGCAGATGAGTCGCGGCAAGCTCGACGCGATGCGGGCTCGTTTCCTGCTCGTCCTCGACGAGATGCGTGACCGGGTCTCTGATGCCGCCGACAAACTCGACGGAAACTACCGGTGGTACCACCCTCCGGCCGACACGCTGCTCGCCCAGGCGGGCGGCCCGCGGATGTGGGAACGCAACCCCAACGGTAAGGACACCTGGTTCGGCGTCGCCCGGGTGGGGGTCGGCATGACCTCCCTGGTGGAGGGCGGGGCCGTGACCTTCAGTGAGCCCGACGACATGCCTACCGAAGTGGAGCTCGAACCGGCGACGGGCAAGGCGTTGCAGGAGTTCGTCCGCTACCAGAGCGTTGCCTACGGCACACCGGCGCTCATCTCGTTGTTGGTGGAGCCGGGGTATCGCATTGACGGCGATCGCGACAAAGCGCTGGGGCTGATGCGCGCGATCATCGCGCAGTTGGTGTTCTCCCACGGCCCGGATCATTTGAGGCTGGTCGTCGTCACCGACGATGTCGCTGAATGGGACTGGGTGAAGTGGTTGCCGCACAACGGCAATCCGCACCAGGACGACGGTGCGGGTCCGGCACGCATGGTGTATACATCGGTCGCCGAATTCGCTGATCGGCAGTTCACTGATGCGGTCCGCCGCGGCGGCGCGTTCGTCGCCCGCCACGCGGCCAGCCGCGACCCCGTCGCGCCGATGCCCCACACGATCGTGGTCAGCGACGTCGCGCCCGGGGGCTGGTATTCGGTGATGACCTCGACTGGCGTGCAGGGGTGGACGTTCTTCGACGTGCAAGGTGGCGTGCCGGACTGTCAGGACCATCGGGGCGTGCGGACGCTGCGCCTCAAGGATGACGGCGTGATCGACGCGGTACCGCGGGACGGCACGTGGGCGCCTGATTCAGAGGAGGGTTTCCAGTTCTTCGCGATCGCCGATCACCTCGATCGGTTCGAGGCCGAGCAACTGGCCCAGTCCATCGCGCGGTCGCGGATCGCCGAGCCTTATGAGGACATCGCCGAGGATCTCGGCGATTTCCGCCGCCCTCGCGACATCTTGGCCTATTACGGGGTCAAAGACCCCGCTGCAATCGACTTCGAGGCGCTGTGGGGTCCGCACCGCGACATCAACGCCGCCGCGAATCTGCGCATCCCCTATGGTGTCCGCGCCGACAACGGCGAGCTGGTCTTCGTCGACATGAAGGACATGAACCAGGGCGGTGACGGGCCGCACGGGGTGATGTCGGGAACCACCGGGTCGGGCAAGACCACGGCCATCCGTACCGTGCTGTTGGCGGCGATCCTGGGCCACCCCCCGGAGAATCTGCAGATGATCCTGGCTGACTGCAAGGGCGGCGCCGGCGTCAAACCGTTCGAGGGCACCCCGCACGTACCGCACATCATCACCGACCTGGAAGACGACCAGGTCCTCATGGACCGGTTCATTACCGCGATGTGGGGTGAAATCGCCCGACGCAAGCAGGTGTGCAACTCCGTGGGCGCCGATGACGCCTATGAGTACAACCAGATCCGCTCCGAACGTTCATTGCGCGGCGAGCATCTGGAGCCACTTCCCCGTCTGCTGGTCGTGCTCGACGAGTTCAAGGAAGCATTCCGCATCAAGCCGGATCTGCCCGAGGTATTGGACCAGATCGGCCGACAGGGGCGATCGCTGTGGGTCCACCAGCTGCTGGCCAGCCAAGACATCGACTCGAGAGCCGAGAAGCTGCTCGAGAACGTCGGGTACCGGCTGGTGTTGCGGCAGAACACCTCGGCCAGCGCGTCGGCGGCGGGCGTTCCGCAGGCGGTGAACCTGCCCCGAGAAGTCGGCGTGGGGTACATGCGTACCGGGTCCGCCGACGAACTGACCCGGTTCCGCGCCGAGTCGCTGTGGCGCGACTACCGCCGACCCAGCCCTGACAACGACGACGTCATCGAAGCCACGTCCACCTCCGACCGCTATCTCGAACCACAACTATTCACGACGTCATGGGTCGAGATCCCCGAGCATCTGATCAACCATGCTGCCGCCCAGCCCGCGGAAACCGTCGAGGAACAGGAGGACGAGGACGACGCTTTGCGCAAACCCAAGGTCGGCCCAGTCATCCTGGATCAGCTGCGGAACTACGGTTTCAAGCCGCAGGTTCTCTGGCAACCGCCCCTAGACGTCCCGCACACCATCGACGACATCGTCAATGCCCACCTGGGGCACCGCTGGGACGAAAACTACGCCGCCACACCAAATCTGGTGTTCCCGGTGGGCATCGTGGACCGGCCGTACAAACAAGACCAGCACCCTCTGCTCGTCGACACCCGCGCCGACGGCGCCAATCAGCTCGTTGTCGGCGTGCGCTCCTCAGGCAAGACCACGACCCTGCAGACGATCATCTGCGCTGCGGCTATGACCCACACCCCGGAGCAGGTGCAGTTCTACTGCCTGGCTTTGTCGTCGACCGCGCTGGAAACCATTGCCGGCCTGCCCCACGTGGGCGGCGTGGCCGGAATTCTCGACGAAGACGGGATCCGACGCACCATCTCCGAAATGCTCGAACTCCTCGAACGCCGACAACGCAGCTTCCCGGCGTGCGGAATTAGCTCCGTCCAGGACCTGCGTGATCGGAAATTCGGCGGCGCGCCAGGCGCAGTGCCTGACGACCCCTTCGGCGACGTCTACCTGGTGATCGACAACTACGCCGCGCTGACCGCGGAAGCATCGACGATCCGCAACAAGGACCTGCTCTCGGCGCAGATCCAAAAAATCGTGGGCGAGGGCAGCAGCTTCGGCATCCACGTCATCGTCAGTGTGGCCCGCGACATCGAGCTGCCGCCACGCATGCGCGGTTCCTGGCCGCAACGCATCGAGCTCAAGCTGCAGGGCCCCGAGGACGCCAAGCTGCTACGCGGCAAGCTCACCGACGCCGTGCCGTCGGGCAAGCCCGGCCGAGGGATGGTTGCTCAGAACTACGTACGCCTCGGAGCCGAGGAAGAAGGCCTACACACTCAGATCGCGCGGCCGGCGTTGCGGGGAACTCCCACCGCCCAGTTCAAGTCCGACAGCGTGGTCGAGGCGGTCCGCCGGGCCGCGGCCCGATACCGCCCAGCTCCTCGGGTCCGGTCGCTGCCCAGCCACGTCACGCTGGCTGATCTGCAAGCACGCGCGCAGCGTGACCACCACACCGGAATGGCATGGGCCGTCGACGAGCGCGACGAGCTGGTCGGCCTGGAACGCGACTCTCCGTTCCTGATCATTACCGGCCGCGAGGACTGCGGACGCACGAACGCACTGTCGGCGATCATGCGCGAGATTGCGAGGACCTACGCACCCGGCGCCAGCACGGCGACACCAGATCCCGGCGACCCGCGCCCCCGCGCTCAGGTGTGGCTGGTCAACCCGCGCCGAGAACTCTTGCGCGTCCTCGGCAAGGACTACCTGGAACGGTTCACCTACCGCAACGACGAGATGGGGCCGTGGGCTGCCGAGC comes from the Mycolicibacterium rufum genome and includes:
- a CDS encoding PPE domain-containing protein, yielding MLVGLYVEGDELHGAAATITRSVSTPHALSGVTVAAAAADQVSATVAGVVSTRLAVISGYSTQAASITAAAAVRLHANASTYRDQEELNAAALGSTSAPAPSTTTAPAGVGLSLVAAVAPTGAAMPAGVTPTDGKSIAALIHCGPGPASLLAAADAARAHAAELRNVGNDIRSGRSQLARSWQSPAAQNAQTWLAMLERWYVDHAACAAATGRICAQQAEVFTSTRAATPHLEEFAELERRLIAARQANTASGGRYASVITALQTQLAALQSRAVTAYADYTTRAADLVADTAAAPPQTVQALDNSTIKEAPPGPLPKAPWEYNNGYTTTVHARGPDGTVVDGGSLVSLDDVWKELHRCFNCNFPIGGAPQAFPAVGDQLPLEMKVAGAQLANLPVQVTQIQRTADAIDIEFATLPGHEDGPGSTIHFRWTEQAGTPHLDIRGYITEGPGSDDGPFAAPERLGYTALAKMVWQPYIDNVVTHVVQAKGYEALPRYVVGGH
- a CDS encoding C40 family peptidase, which produces MQTGGPGVPAAPADSALGTGASTAGDGYKRTWGAVSALDAQTNGTSSAGTAEGQNGRANATGVRQSAASTAAAIAPATGSPAGVRTLVTSMDDRMAAMQRQLDTTKAQNQLLATRMRQMAMAYRQAGQASPAGMFRGMGGGAGMGGGMPSMGMGGGGGGFPGMGMFSRLPGGLTSPNNRDASRLTAGLFGHDGNGSDRANRAVAAAKTRQGAPYVWGATGPSAFDCSGLVQWSYRQAGIELPRTTYDLVNSGARVSRDDIRAGDLILCNWQRGRPEHVVMAVSPDMVIEAPNRGERVHLSSLPKGHLEIRRVA
- the eccB gene encoding type VII secretion protein EccB → MAGERGSAVEDKEVARRRLGRGLGYATRVQVTAHQFMARRAALGMTRRQVRMEAEPGRREWMAILAGLSLVIVICLGALFWSFIRPAGSISDSKIIADNKTDDLFVNVNNVLYPALNLSSARLIAGQALDPVPVRRSEIDSRPHGVWVGIPGAPDSMNATSPAGSSWLVCDAVTKAFGAGAPEPVTVTVIDGQPDLSDRRRVLDKDDGVLLRFGTDVWLIRDGRRSLVDASQRPVLLALGVTAEDLASARPISQALLNAIPVAPPLTVPAIAGLGVPAPFPGAPGPVGTVISTPQVEGNTTYSVVLLSGMQTVSPIVAQILQNAGGNPSGAIAVIAGSKLAELPSVNVIDTSIYPDEPLKVVDTQANPATCWWWQKGSGEDRSTTSVVSGASIPVPTDKTSHIVKLVTSADTGGQVADQIYFAPDYANYVVSTGNGQTASTKESVWWLSDFGIRFGVERDNQTLTALGLNTEPKPAPWSVLRLFVAGPTLARSDAQLRYNTLPAGQNPGALEQPK
- a CDS encoding type VII secretion protein EccC, with the translated sequence MKQGFVRPKPTPPPGSDLKPQPIKLLTPLKVPPPEGKSPWLIVVGILVIGLVVGMVAVSFASGARTFNGVGAIFPVFSILGIGAMLFSGRFSGGNQQMSRGKLDAMRARFLLVLDEMRDRVSDAADKLDGNYRWYHPPADTLLAQAGGPRMWERNPNGKDTWFGVARVGVGMTSLVEGGAVTFSEPDDMPTEVELEPATGKALQEFVRYQSVAYGTPALISLLVEPGYRIDGDRDKALGLMRAIIAQLVFSHGPDHLRLVVVTDDVAEWDWVKWLPHNGNPHQDDGAGPARMVYTSVAEFADRQFTDAVRRGGAFVARHAASRDPVAPMPHTIVVSDVAPGGWYSVMTSTGVQGWTFFDVQGGVPDCQDHRGVRTLRLKDDGVIDAVPRDGTWAPDSEEGFQFFAIADHLDRFEAEQLAQSIARSRIAEPYEDIAEDLGDFRRPRDILAYYGVKDPAAIDFEALWGPHRDINAAANLRIPYGVRADNGELVFVDMKDMNQGGDGPHGVMSGTTGSGKTTAIRTVLLAAILGHPPENLQMILADCKGGAGVKPFEGTPHVPHIITDLEDDQVLMDRFITAMWGEIARRKQVCNSVGADDAYEYNQIRSERSLRGEHLEPLPRLLVVLDEFKEAFRIKPDLPEVLDQIGRQGRSLWVHQLLASQDIDSRAEKLLENVGYRLVLRQNTSASASAAGVPQAVNLPREVGVGYMRTGSADELTRFRAESLWRDYRRPSPDNDDVIEATSTSDRYLEPQLFTTSWVEIPEHLINHAAAQPAETVEEQEDEDDALRKPKVGPVILDQLRNYGFKPQVLWQPPLDVPHTIDDIVNAHLGHRWDENYAATPNLVFPVGIVDRPYKQDQHPLLVDTRADGANQLVVGVRSSGKTTTLQTIICAAAMTHTPEQVQFYCLALSSTALETIAGLPHVGGVAGILDEDGIRRTISEMLELLERRQRSFPACGISSVQDLRDRKFGGAPGAVPDDPFGDVYLVIDNYAALTAEASTIRNKDLLSAQIQKIVGEGSSFGIHVIVSVARDIELPPRMRGSWPQRIELKLQGPEDAKLLRGKLTDAVPSGKPGRGMVAQNYVRLGAEEEGLHTQIARPALRGTPTAQFKSDSVVEAVRRAAARYRPAPRVRSLPSHVTLADLQARAQRDHHTGMAWAVDERDELVGLERDSPFLIITGREDCGRTNALSAIMREIARTYAPGASTATPDPGDPRPRAQVWLVNPRRELLRVLGKDYLERFTYRNDEMGPWAAELNRILTARLPEAGLDVDTSLAQRWSGPEIFLIVDDADRLPPGYDAPLRELVPSAHAATDVGLRVVYARRFGGWAGSDRADPLLGAMKQANAPLLVMDSDGEEGFVRGRWKGHPMPPGRGFFVSTGESGRYVQIGLDTSPESVAN